The Macaca fascicularis isolate 582-1 chromosome 11, T2T-MFA8v1.1 genome includes a region encoding these proteins:
- the LOC101865772 gene encoding tubulin alpha-1A chain isoform X1 yields the protein MRECISIHVGQAGVQIGNACWELYCLEHGIQPDGQMPSDKTIGGGDDSFNTFFSETGAGKHVPRAVFVDLEPTVIDEVRTGTYRQLFHPEQLITGKEDAANNYARGHYTIGKEIIDLVLDRIRKLADQCTGLQGFLVFHSFGGGTGSGFTSLLMERLSVDYGKKSKLEFSIYPAPQVSTAVVEPYNSILTTHTTLEHSDCAFMVDNEAIYDICRRNLDIERPTYTNLNRLIGQIVSSITASLRFDGALNVDLTEFQTNLVPYPRIHFPLATYAPVISAEKAYHEQLSVAEITNACFEPANQMVKCDPRHGKYMACCLLYRGDVVPKDVNAAIATIKTKRTIQFVDWCPTGFKVGINYQPPTVVPGGDLAKVQRAVCMLSNTTAIAEAWARLDHKFDLMYAKRAFVHWYVGEGMEEGEFSEAREDMAALEKDYEEVGVDSVEGEGEEEGEEY from the exons ATG CGTGAGTGCATCTCcatccatgttggccaggctggtgtccagaTTGGCAATGCCTGCTGGGAGCTCTACTGCCTGGAACACGGCATCCAGCCCGATGGTCAGATGCCAAGTGACAAGACCATTGGGGGAGGAGATGATTCCTTCAACACCTTCTTCAGTGAGACGGGCGCTGGCAAGCATGTGCCCCGGGCCGTGTTTGTAGACTTGGAACCCACGGTCATTG aTGAAGTTCGCACTGGCACCTACCGCCAGCTCTTCCACCCTGAGCAGCTCATCACAGGCAAGGAAGATGCTGCCAATAACTATGCCCGAGGGCACTACACCATTGGCAAGGAGATCATTGACCTTGTGTTGGACCGAATTCGTAAGCTG GCTGACCAGTGCACCGGTCTTCAGGGCTTCTTGGTTTTCCACAGCTTTGGTGGGGGAACTGGTTCTGGGTTCACCTCCCTGCTCATGGAACGTCTCTCAGTTGATTATGGCAAGAAGTCCAAGCTGGAGTTCTCCATTTACCCAGCGCCCCAGGTTTCCACAGCTGTAGTTGAGCCCTACAACTCCATCCTCACCACCCACACCACCCTGGAGCACTCTGATTGTGCCTTCATGGTAGACAATGAGGCCATCTATGACATCTGTCGTAGAAACCTTGATATTGAGCGTCCAACCTATACTAACCTGAATAGGTTAATAGGTCAAATTGTGTCCTCCATCACTGCTTCCCTGAGATTTGATGGAGCCCTGAATGTTGACCTGACAGAATTCCAGACCAACCTGGTGCCCTACCCCCGCATCCACTTCCCTCTGGCCACATACGCCCCTGTCATCTCTGCTGAGAAAGCCTACCATGAACAGCTTTCTGTAGCAGAGATCACCAATGCTTGCTTTGAGCCAGCCAACCAGATGGTGAAATGTGACCCTCGCCATGGTAAATACATGGCTTGCTGCCTGTTGTACCGTGGTGATGTGGTTCCCAAAGATGTCAATGCTGCCATTGCCACCATCAAGACCAAGCGTACCATCCAGTTTGTGGATTGGTGCCCCACTGGCTTCAAGGTTGGCATCAACTACCAGCCTCCCACTGTGGTGCCTGGTGGAGACCTGGCCAAGGTTCAGAGAGCTGTGTGCATGCTGAGCAACACCACAGCCATTGCTGAGGCCTGGGCTCGCCTGGACCACAAGTTTGACCTGATGTATGCCAAGCGTGCCTTTGTTCACTGGTATGTGGGTGAGGGGATGGAGGAAGGCGAGTTTTCAGAGGCCCGTGAAGACATGGCTGCCCTTGAGAAGGATTATGAGGAGGTTGGTGTGGATTCTGTTGAAGGAGAGggtgaggaagaaggagaggaataCTAA